TAAAGCCGGTGCGAATCTGTTGGTGTAAGGAAACGATATAATCTATAGCTGGCAAACTTTGGCCGGGGCGGAGACTTTTTATGCTGAAATCTTTGTTAAAAGAATGCGGGCTGCTTTTTATGAATAAAAGGTAGGTTAATTTTAGAAGACCAAAATCACCGGATATGTCTATTGCAAAACATCGGGTTTCCTTATTCAATGGAATGCTGCCCTTATTCTTTTTGTGTATAACTGCAGGCTGCAGTAAAGATTTTTTTAAGTCATATGAAAAGCGGATCATCGGGCAGTGGTACCTGTATGATATCGACAAGGCAGGATTCGGCAGTTCGAAGGCCGTATACTCGGAAGGGACTTTTCAGTTTGAAAGCGATGGTTCTTTTTTCTATGCCCGGCAATCCGGGGCAAGGTACGCGGGCACCTGGAGGCTTAAAAAGTATACCGTTACCGTAACTAATAGTGACGGGCAACAAAGTTCGGAGCAAAAACACAGCCTGTTGCTTTCAGCAACAAATGTGGAGGATCTGCAAATACTTGCCGAAAATTTTGATGATCTCAATTTTACCAACACCGACCGGTTCAGGGCGATAGTCACTAACAACTTTAATACGGTCACCTATAAATTTAAACGAAACTGATCCCGTTCTTTAATCTGACTAAAACCCCCGTTTTTCAATAACCGCAACGGTTAGCCGGCTCACACAGGTAAGTTGGCCGGCTTCATTATAAATACGGATATCCCACACATGGGTTTTGTTACCCAAGTGGAGCGGACTGCAAACCGCCCGCAGCATACCGGAAGCTACCGGTTTCAGGTGATTGGCATTTACTTCCATGCCTACTACCATAAACTGATGGGTGTCTACTACCAGGCTGCTGGCATAAGAACCCACTGTTTCCGCCAGCGCAACCGAAGCCCCGCCATGAAGAATGCCATAGGGCTGGTGCACTTTGGGTGTGACCGGCATGGTGGCTGTAAGTGTATGATCCGTTACTTCCGTAAACCGGATATCCAGGTAGGTGCCCAGGTATTCGGGGGTATGGTTCAGTTGTTCCAGGTCAACAGGTTTGTTCCAGATCATTGTCTTTTTTGTTAAATATAAAGAATTCTTATTTTCTACAAAGGATCGGCGGTTGCACGCAAAGGGTCAACGGTTTCACCGATGACGCAATGGGGCGGCGGGCGCGGCGGTTGATCGTTCTTTGTGTTTCTCGGTGTCTTGGGTCTTCGTGGCAATACCGCTCTTGTCAAAAAAAATGCCATCCACATGTCCCCGTTCCGCATGCTTATTTGTCAATACAATGTCAATAATTTTATTAACTTCAAAAAAACAACATTATGAAGGAGTTTTTATTGCTCATCCGTGAAAATCCGGACTACGGTACTGACATGAGTTCCCAGGAAATGCAGGATTGCATTAATGAGCATATTGCCTGGGTGCAGGAGCTGACGGAAAAAGGGCATTATAAGGATGCAAATCCCCTCGAGGCCAGCGGTGCGGTTATTAAAAATAATATCGTTACAGACGGTCCGTACATTGAAAGTAAAGAATGCGTAAGCGGCATTTATTTTTTGAAAGCAGAT
The sequence above is a segment of the Niabella agricola genome. Coding sequences within it:
- a CDS encoding YciI family protein produces the protein MKEFLLLIRENPDYGTDMSSQEMQDCINEHIAWVQELTEKGHYKDANPLEASGAVIKNNIVTDGPYIESKECVSGIYFLKADSLEAVIEIVKGCPDVKRGNTIEVREIMQLEV
- a CDS encoding hotdog fold thioesterase, producing MIWNKPVDLEQLNHTPEYLGTYLDIRFTEVTDHTLTATMPVTPKVHQPYGILHGGASVALAETVGSYASSLVVDTHQFMVVGMEVNANHLKPVASGMLRAVCSPLHLGNKTHVWDIRIYNEAGQLTCVSRLTVAVIEKRGF